One segment of Microbacterium arborescens DNA contains the following:
- a CDS encoding ABC transporter substrate-binding protein, with protein MTSRGFSRIVAATAAATAGLLVLAGCSGSADPAGSAGAADPSAEIVVGSQNEPTNLDQIFGGSSGVTEVFTGNVYEGLFRITDDAQVEPLLAAETTVSPDGLVYTFTLEDATFHSGKELTADDVKYSLERFVGDESIAARKRQLSVIDTVTAVDDKTVEVTLSQPSISFTYNLGYVWIVNEDAGDLTATADGTGPYELGDYRKGDSITLDVNDAYWGDAPANGGVVYQYYADPTALNNALTTGAVDLVTSQSNPDSIAEFEAAGFQIIEGTSTTKELLAFNDRIAPFDDARVRKAIYSAIDREKLLDAIWDGRGELIGSMVPPSEPWFIDLADNNPYDPALSEKLLAEAGQAGGFTFTVDTPDSGVHSTVAEFLKSELAKVGITLNINIITDDEWYQKVYTEKNFEATLQGHVNDRDINFYGNPDFYWGYDNADVQTWLADSEAAASVDEQTELIKKANQQISDDAASVWLYLNPQLRIAAEGAAGVPKNGLNSLFYVSDITKA; from the coding sequence GTGACTTCACGCGGCTTCTCCCGGATCGTCGCCGCCACCGCGGCAGCGACGGCCGGTCTTCTCGTCCTGGCCGGATGCTCCGGATCAGCTGACCCCGCCGGTTCCGCCGGCGCCGCCGACCCGAGCGCTGAGATCGTCGTCGGATCGCAGAACGAGCCGACCAACCTCGACCAGATCTTCGGTGGATCGTCGGGGGTGACCGAGGTCTTCACGGGCAACGTCTACGAGGGTCTGTTCCGCATCACCGACGACGCGCAGGTCGAGCCGCTGCTGGCGGCCGAGACCACGGTGTCGCCCGACGGCCTCGTCTACACCTTCACCCTCGAGGACGCCACGTTCCACTCGGGCAAGGAACTGACCGCCGATGACGTGAAGTACAGCCTCGAGCGCTTCGTGGGCGACGAGTCGATCGCGGCGCGCAAGCGCCAGCTGAGCGTGATCGACACCGTCACCGCGGTCGACGACAAGACCGTCGAAGTGACCCTCTCGCAGCCGTCGATCAGCTTCACCTACAACCTCGGGTACGTCTGGATCGTCAACGAGGATGCCGGTGACCTCACGGCCACCGCCGACGGAACCGGACCCTACGAACTCGGCGATTACCGCAAGGGCGACTCGATCACCCTCGACGTCAACGACGCCTACTGGGGCGACGCGCCGGCCAACGGCGGCGTGGTGTACCAGTACTACGCCGATCCGACGGCGCTGAACAACGCGCTGACGACCGGGGCGGTCGACCTGGTGACGAGCCAGTCGAACCCCGACAGCATCGCGGAGTTCGAGGCTGCCGGCTTCCAGATCATCGAGGGCACCTCGACGACGAAGGAGCTGCTGGCGTTCAACGACCGCATCGCTCCGTTCGATGACGCGCGCGTGCGCAAGGCGATCTACTCGGCGATCGACCGCGAGAAGCTGCTCGACGCCATCTGGGACGGCCGCGGCGAACTCATCGGCTCGATGGTTCCGCCCTCCGAGCCCTGGTTCATCGACCTCGCTGACAACAACCCGTACGACCCGGCATTGTCGGAGAAACTCCTCGCGGAGGCCGGCCAGGCGGGCGGCTTCACCTTCACGGTCGACACCCCCGACTCGGGCGTCCACTCGACGGTCGCGGAGTTCCTGAAGTCGGAGCTGGCGAAGGTCGGCATCACGCTGAACATCAACATCATCACCGATGACGAGTGGTACCAGAAGGTCTACACCGAGAAGAACTTCGAGGCGACGCTGCAGGGCCACGTCAATGACCGTGACATCAACTTCTACGGGAACCCCGACTTCTACTGGGGCTACGACAACGCCGACGTGCAGACCTGGCTCGCCGATTCTGAGGCCGCGGCCTCGGTCGATGAGCAGACCGAGCTGATCAAGAAGGCGAACCAGCAGATCTCGGACGACGCCGCGAGCGTCTGGCTCTACCTCAACCCGCAGCTGCGCATCGCGGCCGAGGGAGCGGCGGGTGTGCCCAAGAATGGACTGAACTCGCTGTTCTACGTCTCCGACATCACGAAGGCCTGA
- a CDS encoding DUF1684 domain-containing protein — MVSTSASAAASVSSAESDYRAWAAFRRESVAAPQGSLALVLTHWSAPGEPAVDDEAARAGHPVDALLTRLQRTDIETGLPQEGYRIWRQDSPANEAFEDIERWDYDPAWVIEGRFELVDEDRVVPFEHIKDGGATRGLPVSGDLVFEIGGAEYRLAAFDTNYGGPKLHLVFGDQTNGAESYGAGRFLFLDHPGATGDLAPGDSIPVTVDFNRAVVPPCGFSNQMNCPLPPLQNRLPFPVRAGEKKVRFAGDFSL; from the coding sequence ATGGTGAGCACATCCGCATCCGCAGCAGCATCCGTCTCGTCGGCCGAGTCCGACTACCGAGCCTGGGCGGCTTTCCGTCGTGAGTCCGTCGCGGCTCCGCAGGGATCGCTCGCTCTCGTGCTCACGCACTGGTCGGCTCCGGGCGAGCCCGCCGTCGACGACGAGGCCGCCCGCGCGGGCCATCCGGTCGATGCGCTGCTCACGCGCCTCCAGCGCACCGACATCGAGACCGGCCTTCCGCAGGAGGGCTACCGCATCTGGCGTCAGGACTCGCCCGCCAACGAGGCGTTCGAAGACATCGAGCGCTGGGACTACGACCCGGCCTGGGTCATCGAGGGCCGCTTCGAGCTGGTCGACGAAGACCGCGTCGTGCCGTTCGAGCACATCAAGGACGGTGGCGCGACGCGCGGCCTCCCGGTCTCGGGCGATCTCGTCTTCGAGATCGGCGGCGCCGAGTACCGACTCGCCGCGTTCGACACCAACTATGGCGGCCCGAAGCTGCACCTCGTCTTCGGTGACCAGACCAACGGCGCTGAGTCCTATGGAGCCGGCCGGTTCCTCTTCCTCGACCACCCCGGCGCGACGGGCGACCTCGCTCCCGGGGACAGCATTCCGGTGACGGTCGACTTCAACCGGGCTGTCGTGCCGCCGTGCGGGTTCTCGAACCAGATGAACTGCCCCCTCCCGCCGCTTCAGAACCGCCTGCCCTTCCCGGTTCGCGCCGGCGAGAAGAAGGTCCGGTTCGCCGGCGACTTCTCCCTCTGA
- a CDS encoding DoxX family protein, whose product MPRIVARFALAALLIVAGSAHLTVLRRGYRIAVPDWATRLLRTDKDMIVVASGAVEIMLGAGLVALPRERRRVAAAIAAFFVAVLPGNIHQWRIGASAPGLDTDARRFGRLFLQPVLVAWALWVGGPGADAPGSPR is encoded by the coding sequence ATGCCGCGCATCGTTGCCCGCTTCGCCCTCGCCGCCCTGTTGATCGTTGCCGGGTCCGCTCATCTGACCGTGCTCCGGCGGGGATACCGCATCGCGGTGCCCGACTGGGCGACGCGGCTGCTGCGAACCGATAAGGACATGATCGTCGTCGCCAGCGGCGCGGTGGAGATCATGCTCGGCGCGGGGCTCGTCGCTCTGCCGCGCGAGCGACGACGGGTCGCCGCCGCGATCGCCGCCTTCTTCGTCGCCGTGCTCCCGGGCAACATCCACCAGTGGCGTATCGGAGCGTCGGCTCCCGGCCTCGACACCGATGCCCGCCGCTTCGGTCGCCTGTTCCTCCAGCCCGTGCTCGTCGCGTGGGCTCTGTGGGTGGGCGGCCCCGGAGCAGACGCGCCCGGGTCGCCGCGCTGA
- a CDS encoding DUF3817 domain-containing protein encodes MFRTPLTAFRSLAIAEAFSWTLLILGLVLRSAFDLPIAVTIGGGIHGFVFLCYGATAVLVAWNNRWSIVPTVCAVAAAVVPYATVPTEIVLRRRGLLDGEWRTEASDDPRDQRVLDRFLRWFVRRPAVLAVILAVGIIAAYIVLLVIGPPGRA; translated from the coding sequence GTGTTCCGAACCCCGCTGACCGCATTCCGCTCGCTCGCGATCGCCGAGGCCTTCTCCTGGACGCTGCTGATCCTGGGTCTCGTCCTGCGTTCGGCCTTCGACCTCCCGATCGCCGTGACGATCGGCGGTGGCATCCACGGATTCGTGTTCCTCTGCTACGGCGCGACCGCGGTCCTGGTCGCCTGGAACAACCGCTGGTCCATCGTGCCGACGGTCTGCGCCGTCGCTGCGGCGGTGGTTCCCTATGCGACGGTTCCGACGGAGATCGTGCTGCGCCGCCGCGGGCTCCTCGACGGCGAATGGCGCACAGAGGCGTCCGATGACCCGCGCGACCAGCGCGTGCTGGACCGGTTCTTGCGGTGGTTCGTGCGGCGCCCGGCGGTGCTCGCCGTCATCCTCGCCGTCGGCATCATCGCCGCGTACATCGTGCTGCTGGTGATCGGACCTCCCGGACGGGCGTAG
- a CDS encoding MarR family winged helix-turn-helix transcriptional regulator, translating into MSETPALTREPRFSPVIALIAVSASWEGRLSAALRDLGLSTRKFGLLGHIGSEPGISFSELARRSHITVQSAHTAVRTLVDEGLVADATAHAGSASDLRITAKGIAVMEQAHQRLLELDATLSDNMPGLASSMDGIRAGIV; encoded by the coding sequence GTGTCGGAAACTCCTGCCCTCACGCGCGAGCCGCGCTTCAGCCCGGTCATCGCGCTCATCGCCGTCTCGGCGTCGTGGGAAGGCCGGCTCTCCGCAGCCCTGCGCGACCTCGGCCTCTCCACCCGCAAGTTCGGCCTGCTCGGACACATCGGCTCCGAGCCCGGGATCTCATTCTCCGAGCTCGCCCGCCGCTCTCACATCACGGTGCAGTCCGCGCACACCGCCGTGCGCACGCTCGTCGACGAAGGGCTGGTCGCCGACGCGACGGCGCACGCCGGCTCGGCATCCGATCTGCGCATCACGGCGAAGGGCATCGCCGTCATGGAGCAGGCCCACCAGCGGCTGCTCGAGCTCGACGCCACGCTGAGCGACAACATGCCGGGCCTGGCCTCGTCGATGGACGGCATCCGCGCAGGAATCGTCTAA
- a CDS encoding MarR family winged helix-turn-helix transcriptional regulator, which translates to MQFSDSPVRLMSASSRFNRAVARRVETAAAAGTWRALAALDELGPTRVSDLAEWQRVSQPTMTTLVRRMEQDGLVQRAPDPEDGRASLVSITAEGRRQFEAFRSQALDVTGPAWARLSAADRSTLARAAELLAALLEEPELR; encoded by the coding sequence ATGCAGTTCTCCGACTCCCCCGTCCGGCTGATGTCGGCCTCGAGCAGGTTCAACCGCGCCGTGGCCCGTCGCGTCGAGACGGCCGCCGCCGCGGGAACATGGCGTGCGCTCGCAGCCCTCGACGAGCTCGGCCCCACGCGGGTGAGCGACCTGGCCGAGTGGCAGCGCGTCAGCCAGCCCACCATGACGACGCTCGTTCGCCGCATGGAGCAGGACGGGCTCGTGCAGCGCGCGCCCGATCCCGAGGACGGCCGGGCCTCGCTCGTGTCGATCACGGCGGAAGGGCGGCGACAGTTCGAGGCGTTCCGCTCGCAGGCGCTCGATGTCACGGGTCCCGCCTGGGCGCGACTGAGCGCCGCCGACCGGTCGACCCTCGCGCGCGCCGCCGAGCTTCTCGCGGCACTGCTCGAGGAACCGGAACTGCGATGA
- a CDS encoding MFS transporter, with product MNTERSTTGEQTKATAETAKASIWRQPVAVWAIAFACTVSFMGIGLVDPILPAISRELDATPSETMLLFTSYLFITGIVMLFASWVSSRLGVKKTLLLGLALIVVFAAAAGLSGGVVEIIGFRAGWGIGNALFIATALAAIVGAASGGSRQAIVLYEASLGIGLAVGPLLGGALGELSWRGPFFGTAALMAVALLAILVVFRSPAPAAGAAAPAKVSFLASFRALRNPALLTLSLTAFFYNVAFFVLLAYSPYPIEEAAANVGMTFGAHELGLVFFGWGLAVALTSVLAAPVLTRRLGLRPVLFTMLGLLAVAEAVLAIGIDSATVLIVTVIVAGLFLGVLNTALTEAVMEATDLPRNVASGTYSGVRFIGGAIAPAVAGPLAAALTPSAPYWLGVAALVVAIAILAAAGRTLGHLGRPHETAVAEAADIGQGDA from the coding sequence ATGAACACAGAACGGTCGACGACCGGCGAGCAGACGAAGGCGACGGCCGAGACCGCGAAGGCGTCGATCTGGCGACAGCCCGTCGCCGTTTGGGCGATCGCCTTCGCCTGCACCGTGTCGTTCATGGGCATCGGCCTGGTCGACCCGATCCTCCCGGCGATCAGCCGGGAGCTCGACGCCACCCCTTCCGAGACGATGCTGCTGTTCACCAGCTACCTCTTCATCACCGGAATCGTCATGCTGTTCGCCAGCTGGGTGTCGTCGAGGCTCGGGGTCAAGAAGACGCTGCTGCTCGGTCTCGCCCTCATCGTCGTGTTCGCCGCCGCGGCAGGGTTGTCGGGCGGAGTGGTCGAGATCATCGGCTTCCGCGCTGGCTGGGGAATCGGCAACGCGCTCTTCATCGCGACGGCGCTGGCCGCGATCGTCGGGGCGGCGAGCGGCGGGAGCCGTCAGGCGATCGTGCTCTACGAGGCATCCCTCGGCATCGGCCTCGCCGTCGGACCGCTCCTGGGCGGCGCGCTCGGCGAGCTGTCGTGGCGTGGCCCGTTCTTCGGCACCGCGGCGCTCATGGCCGTCGCGCTGCTGGCGATCCTCGTCGTGTTCCGCTCCCCCGCGCCTGCGGCCGGTGCCGCCGCGCCCGCGAAAGTGTCGTTCCTCGCGTCGTTCCGCGCGTTGCGCAACCCGGCGCTGCTGACACTGTCGCTGACGGCGTTCTTCTACAACGTCGCGTTCTTCGTGCTGCTGGCGTACAGCCCGTACCCGATCGAAGAGGCGGCGGCGAATGTCGGAATGACGTTCGGCGCCCACGAGCTCGGGCTCGTCTTCTTCGGCTGGGGACTCGCCGTCGCACTGACGTCGGTGCTTGCAGCTCCGGTGCTGACCCGCCGGCTGGGCCTTCGGCCCGTGCTGTTCACGATGCTGGGACTGCTGGCCGTCGCCGAGGCCGTGCTCGCGATCGGCATCGACAGCGCCACCGTGCTGATCGTCACCGTCATCGTCGCGGGGCTCTTCCTCGGCGTGCTCAACACCGCACTCACCGAGGCCGTCATGGAGGCGACCGACCTGCCCCGGAACGTCGCGAGCGGCACCTACTCCGGCGTCCGGTTCATCGGCGGCGCGATCGCACCCGCCGTCGCCGGGCCGCTCGCCGCCGCGCTGACCCCGAGCGCGCCGTACTGGCTCGGCGTCGCCGCGCTCGTCGTCGCGATCGCGATCCTCGCCGCTGCCGGCCGGACGCTCGGCCACCTCGGCCGCCCGCACGAGACAGCTGTCGCCGAGGCTGCCGACATCGGCCAGGGCGACGCCTGA
- a CDS encoding RtcB family protein — protein sequence MEKLSNRLLSWASIIDEKTLDQARTASGMPFIHPHLALMPDAHLGKGATVGSVIPTVGAIMPAAVGVDIGCGMIAVRTQFTKSQLLGRDLGALREQIERAIPLSAGRDNRKIVATAEPRIAELEELAEKNEFDPARYAGHWRNQLGSLGSGNHFIEVSVDETDAVWMFLHSGSRGVGNKIATHHIGVAQRLAKQWWIDLPDPDLAYLVEGTEEFRRYIRELRWAQHFALLNREEMMDRVARQLSETMGGEVEELERINCHHNFTESEKHFGKQVWVSRKGAIQADAGRPGLIPGSMGTASYVVSGLGNPLSLNSSPHGAGREYSRSAARRTFTHDQLRAAMAGIEFRDTDAFIDEIPQAYKPIDRVMDDAADLVEVRHTLRQLVNVKGD from the coding sequence ATGGAGAAGCTCTCGAACAGGCTCTTGTCGTGGGCAAGCATCATCGACGAGAAGACTCTCGATCAGGCTCGCACCGCGTCGGGCATGCCGTTCATCCACCCGCATCTGGCGCTCATGCCCGATGCGCACCTCGGCAAGGGGGCGACCGTCGGGTCGGTCATCCCGACGGTCGGCGCGATCATGCCGGCTGCCGTCGGCGTCGACATCGGATGCGGCATGATCGCCGTCCGCACGCAGTTCACGAAGTCGCAGCTGCTCGGCCGCGACCTCGGCGCGCTCCGCGAGCAGATCGAGCGGGCGATCCCGCTGTCGGCCGGTCGCGACAACCGCAAGATCGTCGCGACAGCCGAGCCGCGCATCGCCGAGCTGGAGGAGCTCGCCGAGAAGAACGAGTTCGACCCGGCTCGCTATGCCGGACATTGGCGTAACCAGCTCGGGTCGCTCGGGTCGGGCAACCACTTCATCGAGGTCTCGGTCGACGAGACCGACGCGGTCTGGATGTTCCTGCACTCCGGTTCGCGGGGAGTGGGCAACAAGATTGCGACGCACCACATCGGAGTCGCGCAGCGGCTCGCCAAGCAATGGTGGATCGACCTGCCCGACCCCGACCTGGCGTACCTCGTCGAGGGCACGGAGGAGTTCCGCCGCTACATCCGCGAGCTCCGGTGGGCGCAGCACTTCGCGCTCCTCAACCGCGAGGAGATGATGGACCGCGTCGCTCGTCAGCTGTCCGAGACAATGGGCGGCGAGGTCGAGGAGCTCGAGCGCATCAACTGCCACCACAACTTCACCGAGAGCGAGAAGCACTTCGGCAAGCAGGTGTGGGTGTCGCGCAAGGGCGCGATCCAGGCGGATGCCGGCCGGCCCGGCCTCATCCCGGGATCGATGGGCACGGCGTCGTACGTCGTCTCCGGGCTCGGGAACCCGCTGTCGCTCAACTCGTCGCCGCACGGCGCGGGTCGGGAGTACTCACGGTCGGCCGCGCGCCGGACCTTCACGCACGACCAGCTGCGTGCGGCGATGGCGGGCATCGAGTTCCGCGACACGGATGCCTTCATCGACGAGATCCCGCAGGCGTACAAGCCGATCGACCGGGTGATGGACGACGCCGCCGACCTCGTCGAGGTGCGGCACACGCTGCGTCAGCTGGTCAACGTGAAGGGCGATTGA
- the nrdF gene encoding class 1b ribonucleoside-diphosphate reductase subunit beta gives MTPEPLKLVDHVQAINWNRIQDDKDLEVWNRLVNNFWLPEKVPLSNDIQSWNTLTPDEQTLTMRVFTGLTLLDTIQGTVGAVSLIPDAITPHEEAVYTNIAFMESVHAKSYSSIFSTLASTPEIDDAFRWSVENPNLQKKASIVMDYYRGDEPLKRKVASTLLESFLFYSGFYLPLHWSAKAKLTNTADIIRLIIRDEAVHGYYIGYKFQKGYEQLSQPERDEIKDYTFSLLYELYDNEVQYTQDLYDAVGLTEDVKKFLHYNANKALMNLGFEAMFPATVTNVNPAILSALSPNADENHDFFSGSGSSYVIGKAEATEDEDWDF, from the coding sequence ATGACTCCCGAACCGCTCAAGCTCGTCGACCACGTGCAGGCGATCAACTGGAACCGCATCCAGGACGACAAGGACCTCGAGGTCTGGAACCGTCTGGTGAACAACTTCTGGCTGCCCGAGAAGGTGCCGCTGTCGAACGACATCCAGTCGTGGAACACGCTGACGCCCGACGAGCAGACCCTCACGATGCGCGTGTTCACGGGGCTGACGCTCCTCGACACGATCCAGGGCACCGTCGGCGCCGTCTCGCTCATCCCCGATGCGATCACCCCGCACGAGGAGGCCGTCTACACGAACATCGCGTTCATGGAGTCGGTGCACGCGAAGAGCTACTCGTCGATCTTCTCGACGCTCGCCTCGACGCCCGAGATCGACGACGCGTTCCGTTGGTCGGTCGAGAACCCGAACCTTCAGAAGAAGGCCTCGATCGTCATGGACTACTACCGTGGCGACGAGCCGCTCAAGCGCAAGGTCGCCTCGACCCTGCTCGAGTCGTTCCTCTTCTACTCGGGGTTCTACCTGCCGCTGCACTGGTCGGCGAAGGCCAAGCTGACCAACACCGCCGACATCATCCGCCTCATCATCCGTGACGAGGCCGTGCATGGCTACTACATCGGCTACAAGTTCCAGAAGGGCTACGAGCAGCTCTCGCAGCCCGAGCGCGACGAGATCAAGGACTACACGTTCTCGCTGCTCTACGAGCTCTACGACAACGAGGTGCAGTACACGCAAGACCTCTACGACGCCGTCGGTCTGACCGAGGACGTCAAGAAGTTCCTGCACTACAACGCCAACAAGGCGCTGATGAACCTCGGCTTCGAGGCGATGTTCCCTGCGACGGTCACCAATGTGAACCCGGCGATCCTGTCGGCCCTGTCGCCGAACGCCGACGAGAACCACGACTTCTTCTCGGGGTCGGGCTCGTCGTACGTCATCGGCAAGGCCGAGGCCACCGAAGACGAGGACTGGGACTTCTGA
- the nrdE gene encoding class 1b ribonucleoside-diphosphate reductase subunit alpha has product MVESALETALTDNGFKVDTRFDGLDYHALNAMLNLYGADGKIQFDADKRAAREYFLQHVNQNTVFFHSLKERLDYLVEKEYYEPKVIEKYSLEFIQKLNDFAYGKKFRFETFLGAFKYYTSYTLKTFDGKRYLERFEDRVVMTALGLADGDENLAMQLVDEIISGRFQPATPTFLNTGKAQRGELVSCFLLRIEDNMESIARGINSALQLSKRGGGVALLLSNIREAGAPIKQIENQSSGIIPVMKLLEDSFSYANQLGARQGAGAVYLSAHHPDILKFLDTKRENADEKIRIKTLSLGVVIPDITFELAKNGEDMYLFSPYDVEKVYGVPFGDISVTEKYREMVDDARIKKTKINAREFFQTLAEIQFESGYPYIMFEDTVNKANPIKGRINMSNLCSEILQVNTPTTYNEDLSYAQIGKDISCNLGSMNIALAMDGKDLAQTVETSIRALTAVSDQSHIASVRSIEDGNDRSHAIGLGQMNLHGYLAREHVFYGSEEGLDFTNIYFYTVLFHALRASNKIAIERGTYFEGFPDSTYASGEFFDKYVEQEWAPQTDKVKGLFEGIHIPTQDDWRELKASIQQHGIYNQNLQAVPPTGSISYINNSTSSIHPIASKIEIRKEGKLGRVYYPAPFMTNDNLEYYEDAYEIGYEKVIDTYAAATQHVDQGLSLTLFFKDTATTRDINRAQIYAWRKGIKTIYYIRLRQMALEGTDMSECVSCML; this is encoded by the coding sequence ATGGTGGAATCAGCACTGGAAACAGCCTTGACCGATAACGGCTTCAAGGTCGACACACGCTTCGACGGGCTCGACTACCACGCCCTCAACGCGATGCTCAACCTCTACGGCGCGGACGGCAAGATCCAGTTCGACGCCGACAAGCGCGCGGCGCGGGAGTACTTCCTCCAGCACGTCAACCAGAACACGGTCTTCTTCCACTCCCTCAAGGAGCGCCTCGACTACCTCGTCGAGAAGGAGTACTACGAGCCCAAGGTCATCGAGAAGTACTCGCTCGAGTTCATCCAGAAGCTCAACGACTTCGCGTACGGCAAGAAGTTCCGCTTCGAGACCTTCCTCGGCGCGTTCAAGTACTACACGAGCTACACGCTGAAGACCTTCGACGGCAAGCGTTACCTTGAGCGCTTCGAGGACCGCGTCGTCATGACCGCCCTCGGCCTCGCCGACGGCGACGAGAACCTCGCGATGCAGCTCGTCGACGAGATCATCTCGGGTCGATTCCAGCCCGCCACCCCGACGTTCCTGAACACGGGCAAGGCCCAGCGCGGCGAGCTCGTGTCGTGCTTCCTGCTCCGCATCGAAGACAACATGGAGTCGATCGCCCGCGGCATCAACTCCGCCCTGCAGCTCTCGAAGCGCGGCGGCGGTGTGGCGCTGCTGCTGTCGAACATCCGCGAGGCCGGTGCTCCGATCAAGCAGATCGAGAACCAGTCGTCGGGCATCATCCCCGTCATGAAGCTGCTCGAAGACAGCTTCAGCTACGCCAACCAGCTCGGCGCGCGCCAGGGTGCCGGCGCCGTGTACCTGTCGGCCCACCACCCCGACATCCTCAAGTTCCTCGACACCAAGCGTGAGAACGCCGACGAGAAGATCCGCATCAAGACGCTGTCGCTGGGTGTCGTCATCCCCGACATCACCTTCGAGCTCGCCAAGAACGGCGAGGACATGTACCTGTTCTCGCCCTACGACGTCGAGAAGGTCTACGGCGTGCCGTTCGGCGACATCTCGGTCACCGAGAAGTACCGCGAGATGGTCGACGACGCGCGCATCAAGAAGACGAAGATCAATGCGCGCGAGTTCTTCCAGACCCTCGCCGAGATCCAGTTCGAGTCGGGCTACCCGTACATCATGTTCGAGGACACGGTGAACAAGGCCAACCCGATCAAGGGCCGGATCAACATGTCGAACCTGTGCTCGGAGATCCTCCAGGTCAACACCCCGACGACGTACAACGAAGACCTCTCGTACGCCCAGATCGGTAAGGACATCTCCTGCAACCTCGGGTCGATGAACATCGCCCTCGCGATGGACGGCAAGGACCTCGCCCAGACGGTCGAGACCAGCATCCGCGCCCTCACGGCGGTCAGCGACCAGAGCCACATCGCCTCGGTCCGCTCGATCGAGGACGGCAACGACCGTTCGCACGCGATCGGCCTCGGGCAGATGAACCTGCACGGCTACCTGGCGCGTGAGCACGTGTTCTACGGGTCGGAAGAAGGCCTCGACTTCACGAACATCTACTTCTACACCGTGCTGTTCCACGCCCTGCGGGCATCGAACAAGATCGCGATCGAGCGCGGCACGTACTTCGAGGGCTTCCCCGACTCGACCTACGCGTCGGGCGAGTTCTTCGACAAGTACGTCGAGCAGGAGTGGGCGCCGCAGACCGACAAGGTGAAGGGTCTGTTCGAGGGCATCCACATCCCGACGCAGGATGACTGGCGCGAGCTGAAGGCATCGATCCAGCAGCACGGCATCTACAACCAGAACCTGCAGGCGGTGCCCCCGACCGGCTCGATCTCGTACATCAACAACTCGACGTCGTCGATCCACCCGATCGCGTCGAAGATCGAGATCCGCAAGGAAGGCAAGCTCGGCCGCGTCTACTACCCGGCGCCGTTCATGACGAACGACAACCTCGAGTACTACGAAGACGCGTACGAGATCGGCTACGAGAAGGTCATCGACACGTACGCCGCCGCTACCCAGCACGTCGACCAGGGCCTGTCGCTGACGCTGTTCTTCAAGGACACCGCGACCACGCGCGACATCAACCGGGCCCAGATCTACGCCTGGCGCAAGGGCATCAAGACGATCTACTACATCCGCCTGCGGCAGATGGCGCTCGAGGGCACCGACATGTCCGAGTGCGTCAGCTGCATGCTGTGA
- the nrdI gene encoding class Ib ribonucleoside-diphosphate reductase assembly flavoprotein NrdI: MSTAVATRAPLLVYFSSVSGNTARFIDKLGLPALRIPLHSSPTPLVMTEPFVLVTPTYGGGQGRGEEKGAVPKQVVRFLNDVRNRTLLRGVISTGNTNFGESYCLAGDIISRKCSVPHLDKVELFGTPEDVERVSAGLERWWNQHWKQP; the protein is encoded by the coding sequence ATGAGCACGGCGGTCGCGACGCGGGCGCCTCTGCTCGTGTACTTCTCGAGCGTCTCCGGCAACACCGCGCGATTCATCGACAAACTCGGACTGCCGGCGCTCCGCATCCCCCTTCACTCCTCACCGACGCCCCTCGTCATGACCGAGCCTTTCGTGCTCGTCACTCCCACCTACGGCGGGGGACAGGGGCGCGGTGAGGAGAAGGGTGCGGTGCCCAAGCAGGTCGTCCGATTCTTGAACGACGTGCGGAACCGCACCCTGCTGCGTGGAGTCATCTCCACCGGCAACACGAATTTCGGCGAGTCGTACTGCCTCGCCGGCGACATCATCAGCCGCAAGTGCTCCGTGCCGCACTTGGACAAGGTGGAACTGTTCGGCACGCCCGAAGACGTCGAGCGCGTGAGCGCAGGATTGGAACGATGGTGGAATCAGCACTGGAAACAGCCTTGA
- the nrdH gene encoding glutaredoxin-like protein NrdH, producing the protein MAITVYTKPSCVQCNATYRALDSKGIEYDVLDLSEDPAALERVKSLGYLQAPVVITDEDHWSGFRPDKIDELAARFA; encoded by the coding sequence ATGGCGATCACGGTCTACACCAAGCCCTCCTGCGTGCAGTGCAACGCGACGTACCGTGCGCTGGACTCGAAGGGCATCGAATACGACGTCCTCGACCTCTCCGAGGACCCGGCGGCACTCGAGCGCGTCAAGTCGCTCGGCTACCTGCAGGCCCCCGTCGTCATCACCGACGAGGACCACTGGTCGGGCTTCCGTCCCGACAAGATCGACGAGCTGGCCGCTCGCTTCGCCTGA